From Myxococcus stipitatus, the proteins below share one genomic window:
- a CDS encoding cyclic peptide export ABC transporter, translating to MALIQLLLRTSRAGVLLSVLLGLVSGASSAGLLSLINQALATEERSGLLPAFVGLCILLLVTKAGTQLLVNRCHQDALLGLRLELSNGILRAPLRRLEELGAHRLTSTLITDVQVASGSLIVVPHVLCHLAVMVGCLVYLVWLSVPTFLATLGLLAVGFVTYWVPSRYALRALGRSREELDTLFRHFQTLIQGTKELKLHRPRRDAFVHQQLHPTLEQLRRLHTHSQGLYAVSSVWGLSLFFFVVGLLLFALSSFGHVRTHELVGFTLTLLYLQQPLDYVMGCVPTLSGGNIALGRIQELQHILATGESDLQPVLVNGGSARDAAFSVLELRGLTHTYHREQEDRPFILGPLHLTIRRGELLFVVGGNGSGKTTLAKLITGLYTPEGGRVVLDGEDISDENRERYRQLFTTVFSDFYLFESMLGLTPDTVEERAQGHLERLQLSHKVRLQDGVLSTTALSMGQRKRLALLTAYLEDRPIYLFDEWAADQDPEFKRFFYEVLLPDLKHHGKTVVAITHDDRYFHLADRIVRLENGQVREAGALQQLPEATGS from the coding sequence ATGGCACTCATCCAATTGCTGCTGCGGACGTCACGGGCCGGCGTCCTGCTATCCGTGTTGCTGGGCCTCGTCTCCGGTGCCAGCAGCGCGGGACTGCTGTCCCTCATCAACCAGGCGCTCGCCACCGAGGAGCGCTCGGGCTTGCTGCCCGCCTTCGTCGGGCTGTGCATCCTGCTGCTGGTGACGAAGGCGGGCACCCAGCTGCTCGTCAACCGCTGTCACCAGGACGCGCTCCTCGGCCTGCGGTTGGAGCTCAGCAACGGCATCCTCCGCGCGCCACTGCGGCGACTCGAGGAGCTCGGCGCCCACCGGCTGACGAGCACGCTCATCACCGACGTCCAGGTCGCCAGCGGCAGCCTCATCGTGGTCCCACACGTGCTCTGTCACCTCGCGGTGATGGTGGGCTGCCTCGTGTACCTGGTGTGGCTCTCGGTCCCCACGTTCCTGGCCACGCTCGGGCTGCTGGCCGTGGGGTTCGTCACCTATTGGGTCCCCTCGCGCTACGCCCTGAGGGCTTTGGGACGGTCGCGAGAGGAGCTGGACACCCTCTTCAGGCACTTCCAGACGCTCATCCAGGGCACGAAGGAGCTCAAGCTGCACCGCCCCCGGCGCGACGCCTTCGTCCACCAGCAGTTGCACCCCACCCTGGAGCAGCTGCGGCGGCTGCACACCCACAGCCAGGGCCTCTATGCCGTCAGCAGCGTGTGGGGCCTCTCGCTCTTCTTCTTCGTGGTCGGGCTGCTGCTCTTCGCCCTGTCCTCGTTCGGCCATGTGCGCACGCACGAGCTGGTCGGCTTCACGCTCACCCTCCTCTACCTGCAGCAGCCCCTGGACTACGTCATGGGCTGCGTGCCGACGCTCAGCGGCGGCAACATCGCGCTCGGTCGCATCCAGGAGCTCCAGCACATCCTGGCCACTGGCGAGAGCGACCTCCAGCCCGTCCTGGTCAACGGTGGGTCCGCCCGGGACGCCGCGTTCTCCGTCCTGGAGCTGCGCGGCCTCACCCACACCTATCACCGCGAGCAGGAGGACAGGCCCTTCATCCTCGGCCCCCTCCACCTGACCATCCGGCGAGGTGAGCTGCTCTTCGTCGTGGGAGGCAACGGCAGCGGCAAGACGACCCTCGCCAAGCTGATCACCGGCCTCTACACCCCGGAGGGAGGACGCGTGGTGTTGGATGGAGAGGACATCTCCGACGAGAACCGCGAGCGCTATCGCCAGCTCTTCACCACCGTCTTCTCGGACTTCTATCTCTTCGAGAGCATGCTGGGCTTGACGCCGGACACCGTCGAGGAGCGAGCGCAGGGCCACCTCGAGCGCCTGCAACTGTCCCACAAGGTCCGGCTACAGGATGGAGTCCTGTCCACCACGGCCCTCTCCATGGGGCAGCGCAAGCGGCTGGCGCTGCTCACCGCATATCTGGAGGACCGGCCCATCTATCTCTTCGACGAGTGGGCCGCGGACCAGGATCCCGAGTTCAAGCGATTCTTCTACGAGGTGCTGTTGCCGGACTTGAAGCACCACGGGAAGACGGTGGTGGCCATCACCCACGATGACCGCTACTTCCACCTGGCGGACCGCATCGTGCGACTGGAGAACGGACAGGTGCGGGAGGCGGGAGCCCTGCAACAGCTCCCGGAGGCCACCGGGAGCTGA
- a CDS encoding glycosyltransferase — protein sequence MAGEVKLFLEEEPFGGAPGAINAVLQDELKRLGYATTTFYRQRIGVADKRVPLASADRIRRLTAEPPVDLAVYCDLALGIRPPSRAIAHRNLVLFHGLIGSPGVWIDNPVIDRYWALSPYVQRVITSLLTLPDWRRRRCLDARGFTRVEALAAPLPCVEAPDGHPGMTGGPLPDYVRRAAETSVLVHAVQASKPDWNAVFRILLQLHQHAREQGDARRFRLVVFAEDFAYLHHSLLQGYPLDVTVPREVLTTLGCRLDELLIPVPHMSQTALFELFRVCRLGLAYNTIPEAFGCYVLESVFNGCPVFTNGIGNNRFNLPPDHGIHVVEDVDIAFGVPGSHARVAERILRALREPDATREACQRGREYVQRTYTRAAFGRGIQQSLEQLEHEPEPPAFDTLRIEIGPLVRHLDPETGRVASDFQNLVLERAEVECLERVLHRTVNEVAPPGDEAGLARLQSLFSRGVLTLVPSAAS from the coding sequence ATGGCAGGTGAGGTGAAGTTGTTCCTCGAGGAGGAGCCCTTCGGTGGTGCGCCAGGCGCCATCAACGCCGTCCTCCAGGACGAGCTGAAGCGCTTGGGGTACGCGACCACGACGTTCTACCGGCAGCGGATCGGGGTCGCTGACAAGCGCGTCCCCCTGGCCAGCGCGGATCGCATCCGCCGGCTCACCGCCGAGCCTCCCGTGGACCTCGCCGTCTACTGCGACCTCGCCCTGGGCATCCGCCCACCGAGCCGAGCGATTGCCCACAGGAACCTCGTCCTCTTCCACGGCCTCATCGGCTCGCCAGGGGTGTGGATCGACAACCCCGTCATCGACCGGTACTGGGCACTGTCCCCCTATGTCCAGCGGGTCATCACCTCGCTGCTCACGCTGCCGGACTGGCGTCGGCGCCGGTGTCTGGACGCCCGGGGCTTCACCCGTGTCGAGGCGCTCGCGGCGCCCCTCCCTTGCGTGGAAGCGCCGGATGGACACCCAGGCATGACGGGAGGCCCGCTGCCGGATTACGTGCGCCGTGCGGCGGAGACGAGCGTGCTCGTTCACGCCGTGCAGGCCAGCAAGCCGGATTGGAATGCCGTCTTCCGCATCCTGCTCCAGCTCCATCAACACGCCCGGGAGCAGGGCGACGCGCGGCGCTTCCGCCTCGTGGTGTTCGCCGAGGACTTCGCCTACCTCCATCATTCGTTGCTCCAGGGCTATCCGCTGGATGTCACCGTGCCACGCGAGGTGCTCACGACGCTCGGGTGCCGGTTGGACGAGCTCCTCATCCCCGTTCCTCACATGAGCCAGACCGCGCTCTTCGAGCTGTTCCGCGTGTGCCGCCTCGGGCTCGCCTACAACACCATCCCCGAAGCCTTTGGCTGCTACGTGCTGGAGTCCGTATTCAACGGCTGCCCCGTCTTCACCAACGGCATCGGCAACAACCGCTTCAACCTGCCACCGGACCACGGAATCCACGTCGTCGAGGACGTGGACATCGCCTTCGGGGTGCCGGGCTCGCACGCCCGCGTGGCCGAGCGCATCCTCCGCGCGCTGCGGGAACCGGATGCGACGCGCGAGGCGTGTCAGCGTGGACGCGAGTACGTCCAGCGCACCTATACCCGCGCGGCCTTCGGGCGAGGGATTCAACAGAGCCTGGAGCAGCTCGAGCATGAGCCGGAGCCTCCCGCTTTCGACACGCTGCGCATCGAGATAGGGCCCCTGGTACGTCACCTGGACCCGGAGACGGGACGCGTGGCGAGTGACTTCCAGAACCTCGTGTTGGAGCGCGCGGAGGTGGAGTGCCTGGAGCGGGTGCTGCACCGCACCGTCAATGAGGTCGCGCCTCCCGGCGACGAGGCCGGACTCGCGCGGCTGCAGTCGCTCTTCTCTCGAGGCGTCCTCACCCTCGTGCCCTCCGCAGCGAGCTGA
- a CDS encoding glycosyltransferase: MATILIAPFPERGHVNPTLRLAKQLRERGHRVVYCSIADIEDPVLAEGFEFVRIFERLCPKGTYARAVKEASGLRGLQLLLFARKFMAMQTGMLRAMMEGELDGLLKALRPELLLCDVLMPHPPLVAYGHGVPVLLFNTTIPLRREPGEPPLGSGEIPDGRWVTRARIAGAWWRLSARNWRDAVKVWLGLSSPNRRYLRLLARRHGFPSEALDFEGQSPGLRLPELVLCPRQFVEFGRARTGGQYLYTEASIDLERQEPDFPWERLPEDKPLHLFSLGTMQYRAETQALFHGAVLEIARRRPDWSLVLSLGRTGRTPGLESAPPNLIAVEQVPQLQLLRRATSMVTHGGFNSVKESIHFGVPMVVVPHLHDQPGIAARVVYHGLGERLDPSRLSPERLLSLVEKVSHEPSYRRAAERMRAHFHDAESNARCVDVIQRFLDSGPGGVAWQVR; encoded by the coding sequence ATGGCCACCATCTTGATCGCCCCCTTTCCGGAGAGGGGGCACGTCAACCCGACCCTCCGGCTCGCCAAGCAGCTCCGGGAGCGCGGGCATCGCGTCGTCTACTGCAGCATCGCGGACATCGAGGATCCGGTCCTCGCCGAGGGGTTCGAGTTCGTCCGCATCTTCGAGCGGCTCTGTCCCAAGGGCACGTACGCGCGGGCCGTGAAAGAGGCGTCCGGGTTGCGCGGCCTCCAACTGTTGCTGTTCGCCCGGAAGTTCATGGCGATGCAGACGGGCATGCTGCGAGCCATGATGGAGGGCGAGCTGGACGGGCTCCTGAAGGCGCTTCGGCCCGAGCTCTTGCTGTGTGACGTGCTGATGCCCCACCCACCGCTGGTCGCGTACGGCCACGGCGTGCCCGTGCTGCTGTTCAACACCACCATTCCCTTGCGCCGTGAGCCGGGGGAGCCACCGCTGGGCTCGGGGGAGATTCCCGATGGACGGTGGGTGACGCGCGCCCGCATCGCCGGGGCCTGGTGGCGTCTCTCCGCGCGCAACTGGCGCGATGCCGTGAAGGTGTGGCTCGGTCTGTCTTCGCCCAACCGGCGCTACCTGCGGTTGCTGGCCCGACGCCATGGCTTTCCATCCGAGGCGCTCGACTTCGAGGGACAGAGCCCCGGGCTTCGGCTACCCGAGCTGGTGCTCTGTCCACGTCAGTTCGTCGAGTTCGGCAGGGCTCGCACGGGCGGGCAGTACCTCTACACGGAGGCCTCCATCGACCTGGAGCGCCAGGAGCCGGACTTCCCCTGGGAGCGGCTCCCCGAGGACAAGCCCCTCCACCTCTTCTCTCTCGGCACCATGCAGTATCGCGCGGAGACGCAAGCCCTCTTCCATGGCGCCGTGTTGGAGATCGCCCGTCGCCGACCCGATTGGAGTCTCGTGTTGTCGCTGGGTCGAACCGGGCGCACCCCGGGCTTGGAGAGTGCTCCCCCCAACCTGATCGCCGTCGAACAGGTCCCCCAGCTCCAACTGTTGCGACGTGCCACCTCCATGGTCACGCATGGCGGCTTCAACAGCGTGAAGGAGAGCATCCACTTCGGCGTCCCCATGGTCGTGGTCCCCCATCTCCACGACCAGCCGGGCATCGCCGCGCGGGTCGTCTACCACGGCCTCGGCGAACGGCTGGACCCGTCTCGGTTGTCGCCCGAGCGGCTGCTGTCACTGGTGGAGAAGGTGTCGCATGAGCCTTCGTATCGCCGGGCCGCCGAGCGGATGCGCGCGCACTTCCACGACGCGGAGTCGAACGCTCGATGCGTGGACGTCATTCAACGGTTTCTCGACTCCGGGCCAGGAGGCGTCGCATGGCAGGTGAGGTGA
- a CDS encoding O-antigen ligase family protein, with the protein MKPSPAPALPVASSSASRQWTRVIVLALAALFLCIAGGVVWSTGKYGLLVVFLFMAGLSLRSPRQLLFLFAFALPFLQGGSRPDLYIVAPVLEVILLVFFVLWFLREARGWMASPGLTWGDLPWLPFFVVATGSALAAGAARLDDLGWPADAFDLSAVLFRHSMLGPLFPARALFSLLEMFLLYQFVRSKLEREDAETLAHALLGSACLVNLFGLVGYFRVDLSGYFHGTNRATSVFSGPNQLATCLLMSLPLSAALVRTARNRLGRGLAAFCLLTGIPLLYFTRSQGAWLAVVAVAGVLVTWLLATGTASRRRRAWLLLAVLGVLGIVMAVYLVATRTPEQLNALSDGRYFLLLAGLEMVRASPLLGVGLGNFYQHLGGFYPNDIAGRAQHEHAHNMYLQVFAELGLMGLVLLLWFYWGILRRAATVAPRHALTTGLLAAVLGVLVHSLTDYTLLIIPTALMFALVLGMLDVLTQPPRAQAADSPGASLR; encoded by the coding sequence ATGAAGCCTTCCCCTGCCCCAGCGCTTCCCGTCGCGAGTTCTTCAGCCAGCCGCCAGTGGACACGCGTCATCGTCCTCGCGCTCGCCGCGCTGTTCCTCTGCATCGCGGGAGGAGTCGTCTGGAGCACCGGGAAGTATGGGTTGCTCGTCGTGTTCCTCTTCATGGCCGGGCTGTCCTTGCGAAGCCCGAGGCAGCTGCTCTTCCTGTTCGCCTTCGCCCTCCCCTTCCTCCAAGGAGGCTCGAGGCCGGACCTCTACATCGTGGCGCCTGTCCTCGAGGTCATCCTGCTCGTCTTCTTCGTCCTCTGGTTCCTGAGGGAAGCTCGGGGATGGATGGCGTCACCCGGGCTCACCTGGGGAGACCTGCCCTGGTTGCCATTCTTCGTGGTGGCGACGGGCTCGGCGCTCGCGGCGGGCGCGGCCCGGCTGGACGACCTGGGCTGGCCCGCGGACGCCTTCGACCTCTCCGCCGTCCTGTTCCGGCACTCGATGCTGGGGCCTCTCTTCCCTGCGAGGGCGCTCTTCTCCCTGCTGGAGATGTTCCTGCTGTACCAGTTCGTCCGGTCGAAGCTCGAGCGCGAGGACGCCGAGACGCTCGCCCACGCGCTGCTGGGCTCGGCCTGTCTCGTGAATCTGTTCGGCCTCGTCGGTTACTTCCGGGTCGACCTGAGCGGGTATTTCCACGGCACCAACAGAGCCACCTCCGTGTTCTCGGGCCCCAATCAGCTCGCCACCTGCCTGCTCATGAGTCTGCCGTTGAGCGCGGCCCTGGTGCGCACGGCACGAAACCGTCTGGGTCGGGGGCTCGCTGCGTTCTGTCTGCTGACGGGGATACCGCTGCTGTATTTCACCCGCTCCCAGGGCGCGTGGCTCGCGGTCGTCGCGGTGGCCGGAGTCCTCGTGACATGGCTTCTCGCGACCGGCACCGCCTCACGACGGAGAAGAGCGTGGTTGCTGCTAGCCGTCCTGGGGGTGCTGGGCATCGTGATGGCGGTCTACCTGGTGGCGACGCGAACACCCGAGCAGCTCAACGCCCTGTCGGATGGGCGGTACTTCCTGTTGCTGGCGGGGCTCGAGATGGTGCGAGCCAGCCCGCTCCTCGGAGTGGGCCTGGGCAACTTCTACCAGCATCTGGGGGGCTTCTATCCGAATGACATCGCGGGTCGGGCTCAACACGAGCACGCCCACAACATGTACCTGCAGGTGTTCGCGGAGCTCGGGTTGATGGGGCTGGTGCTGCTGCTGTGGTTCTACTGGGGCATCCTGCGGCGCGCGGCCACCGTGGCGCCTCGGCATGCGCTGACCACGGGCCTGCTCGCCGCCGTGCTCGGAGTGCTGGTCCACTCCCTGACCGACTACACGCTGCTGATCATCCCCACCGCGTTGATGTTCGCGCTGGTGCTGGGGATGTTGGATGTCCTGACGCAGCCGCCCCGCGCGCAGGCAGCGGACTCACCCGGTGCGTCCCTCCGCTGA
- a CDS encoding glycosyltransferase family 2 protein — MRVPEYGSLFPGRLKYLRDFRAWQEQANQGPRVAALGPQRLTVILLSYRRVGNMEPLVRSLLRADFVDRILVSNNNPEYRIADWVRVRDERLHCVDQPVRRPAGLRFELARHEPGEYFVAIDDDTFASAEQLQQLFSALLSEPAVPRGFQGECYEGEGVPSRFMGWRVGLRGRRQVDVLNRLYVFTREHVRELFRLASLLKLEVGDMRNGEDLLLSFSGNTRPWLEDVGPVGECLSAHRKGMATWRTHDHFFHERWELLMRLRTIKPLESAGTSTPAPSDSAEGRTG; from the coding sequence GTGCGGGTGCCTGAGTACGGCTCGTTGTTCCCGGGCCGGTTGAAGTATCTGCGGGACTTCAGGGCCTGGCAGGAGCAGGCGAACCAGGGGCCTCGCGTCGCCGCGCTGGGGCCGCAGCGGCTCACCGTCATCCTCCTGAGCTACCGGCGCGTCGGAAACATGGAGCCGCTCGTGCGCAGCCTGCTGCGCGCGGACTTCGTCGACCGCATCCTCGTCTCCAACAACAACCCCGAGTACCGCATCGCGGATTGGGTGCGAGTGCGTGACGAGCGGTTGCACTGTGTGGACCAGCCGGTCCGTCGACCCGCGGGGCTGCGCTTCGAACTGGCCCGACACGAGCCGGGCGAATACTTCGTCGCCATCGATGACGACACCTTCGCGTCCGCCGAACAGCTCCAACAGCTCTTCTCGGCGCTGCTGTCCGAGCCCGCTGTGCCCCGCGGATTCCAGGGGGAATGCTACGAAGGGGAAGGCGTCCCGAGCAGGTTCATGGGCTGGCGGGTGGGGCTCCGAGGGCGGCGCCAGGTCGATGTCCTCAACCGGCTCTACGTCTTCACGCGCGAGCATGTCCGGGAGCTGTTCAGGCTCGCGAGCCTGCTGAAGCTCGAGGTCGGAGACATGCGGAACGGCGAGGATCTCCTCCTGAGCTTCAGCGGCAATACCAGGCCGTGGCTCGAGGACGTCGGCCCCGTGGGCGAGTGCCTCTCGGCCCACCGCAAGGGGATGGCCACCTGGCGCACCCACGACCACTTCTTCCACGAGCGGTGGGAGCTCCTGATGCGCCTTCGCACAATCAAACCCCTGGAGTCCGCGGGGACCAGTACGCCTGCCCCATCGGATTCAGCGGAGGGACGCACCGGGTGA
- a CDS encoding N-acetylmuramoyl-L-alanine amidase family protein, which translates to MKKGRIILTGLGVLALVIASACVRGALYPKYPKKAWQPTAGPWNARAPLAGATLCIDPGHGGEGRFPKEVYTGGTKGVVSGQTEGAVNLRVAQYLQQDLRLAGAKVEMTRTEDVRCGQAPDRHAELLCRSDFSNAKNCDVFISIHHDFTPTDIPGFRPERLRASRAYIAPGDELSLPLAQNIVSALSQGLGTFNKGVMPSSLVVLKNARMLAVLVEVSPLNDPEEDQRLSRPEYNQKAARAIALGVLNYLRVAQSRDIAFREVFPPSSSELDSQVAADESYVRAGLEKRWTFSGLECDEVLYGIRGEIRQRRFLRPSSRFREEPAFALIDLVHCE; encoded by the coding sequence ATGAAGAAGGGAAGGATCATCCTAACGGGACTGGGGGTGCTGGCGCTCGTCATCGCCAGCGCATGTGTCCGTGGCGCGCTGTACCCGAAATACCCCAAGAAGGCGTGGCAACCCACCGCCGGACCCTGGAACGCCCGCGCCCCCCTGGCGGGGGCGACCCTCTGCATCGATCCCGGGCATGGAGGGGAGGGCAGGTTCCCCAAGGAGGTCTACACGGGAGGAACGAAGGGCGTCGTCTCCGGGCAGACCGAGGGCGCGGTGAACCTCCGCGTCGCCCAGTATCTCCAGCAGGACCTGCGGCTGGCCGGCGCGAAGGTGGAGATGACCCGGACCGAGGATGTGCGCTGCGGTCAGGCGCCCGACCGACATGCCGAGCTGCTGTGCCGCAGCGACTTCTCCAATGCGAAGAACTGCGATGTCTTCATCAGCATCCACCACGACTTCACACCCACGGACATCCCCGGGTTCCGTCCAGAGCGCCTGCGGGCGTCACGGGCCTACATCGCCCCGGGAGACGAGCTGTCGCTCCCTCTCGCACAGAACATCGTGTCCGCGCTGTCGCAGGGGCTCGGCACGTTCAACAAGGGCGTGATGCCCTCGTCCCTCGTCGTGCTCAAGAACGCCCGGATGCTCGCGGTGCTGGTCGAAGTCTCTCCCCTCAACGACCCCGAGGAGGACCAGCGTTTGTCGCGGCCCGAGTACAACCAGAAGGCCGCGCGGGCAATTGCCCTGGGTGTCCTCAACTACCTCCGCGTCGCGCAGTCCCGCGACATCGCCTTCAGGGAGGTGTTCCCACCTTCATCCTCGGAGCTGGACAGCCAGGTCGCCGCGGATGAGAGCTACGTCCGGGCCGGACTCGAGAAGCGCTGGACCTTCTCCGGTCTCGAATGTGACGAGGTCCTGTATGGCATCCGTGGGGAGATCCGGCAGCGCCGGTTCCTGAGGCCCTCCAGCAGGTTCCGAGAGGAGCCCGCGTTCGCGCTGATCGACCTCGTCCACTGTGAGTAG
- a CDS encoding biosynthetic peptidoglycan transglycosylase has translation MARRVFSRLTKAALAAAGLLAVTLLVLIGTTPDVTPLERHLPEHTSYMRARAATLGLPEDVYRTEPMEVVTTAPLLACAVVKSEDVSFFRHGGLDWDQLMNAIASMRRQVMGASTITQQLARNLYLTPDQTVVRKLREAFIARALERKLSKHRILDIYLNVIEWGPESWGIVSAARYYFRKAPAELDVFEVSFLSAIIPAPRQPLQGANLARAERVQRRVLYQLYVSGIIEEGDWHRAMARARATFASLRQGLALEEALSCPQCRLEGDDGAEPPLVVRMEEAPLPREAWLETGCGVERNLREVRRPL, from the coding sequence ATGGCTCGCCGTGTCTTTTCACGACTCACCAAGGCAGCATTGGCGGCCGCGGGGCTGCTGGCTGTCACCCTCCTCGTGCTGATCGGGACGACGCCCGATGTAACGCCGCTGGAGAGGCACCTCCCGGAGCACACGAGCTATATGCGCGCGAGGGCGGCCACCCTGGGTTTGCCCGAGGATGTCTACCGAACCGAACCCATGGAGGTGGTCACCACGGCACCGCTCCTCGCATGCGCCGTGGTCAAGTCGGAGGATGTATCGTTCTTCCGCCATGGCGGCTTGGATTGGGATCAGCTCATGAATGCCATTGCATCCATGAGACGTCAGGTCATGGGTGCCAGCACGATCACGCAGCAGTTGGCGCGCAACCTGTATCTCACCCCGGACCAGACCGTCGTCCGCAAGCTGCGCGAGGCATTCATCGCCCGTGCCCTCGAGCGGAAGCTCTCGAAACACCGCATCCTCGACATCTACCTCAACGTCATCGAGTGGGGGCCCGAGAGCTGGGGCATCGTTTCCGCGGCCCGGTACTACTTCCGCAAGGCCCCTGCGGAGCTGGACGTCTTCGAGGTCAGCTTCCTCTCAGCGATCATCCCGGCGCCGCGGCAACCGCTACAGGGCGCGAATCTCGCGCGCGCGGAGCGGGTTCAGCGCCGGGTGCTCTACCAGCTCTACGTGTCGGGGATCATCGAGGAGGGGGACTGGCATCGAGCCATGGCACGCGCCCGCGCCACGTTCGCCAGTCTTCGACAGGGATTGGCTCTCGAGGAGGCCCTGTCGTGCCCCCAGTGCCGGTTGGAGGGGGATGACGGAGCCGAGCCGCCCCTCGTCGTCCGGATGGAGGAGGCGCCCTTGCCCCGGGAGGCCTGGCTGGAGACGGGGTGTGGCGTCGAACGGAACCTGCGCGAGGTGAGACGCCCCCTTTGA